In Clostridium thermosuccinogenes, the genomic stretch CATATCTTTCATCGGCAAACAGCGCGAACCTTTCCTTAGCCCACTGGCGGACATACTCAGCCATTTTTCTGTGCCGTTCAAACCTGTTTTCCAGCCCTTCCTCAAATATCCTATCCAGTTGGTAATCCAAAGCAAACATATGGGACAAGGACGGAGTGGAAGGATACTGGTAATCTTTCTTCTTTATGTACTCATAAAGCTCCAGCAGGTCAAAATACAAGCCTCTGAACTCTACCTTCTTCGCAGCATCCAATGCTTTTTGGGAAATTGAGCATATGGATAGTCCCGGTGGCAGTCCCAGGCACTTTTGTGAGGATGTTATGCATATATCCACCCCCAACTTGTCTACCTCTATCTTGGTACCTCCCAAGGAACTTACGGCATCCAGGCAGTAAACCACATCAGGATATTTTTTCATTACCTCGGCTATTTCCTCCACGGGATTCATAACTCCCGTAGCCGTCTCATTGTGGGTGATGGTTATAAGATCATACTTTCCTGTGGCCAGGGTTTTGTCCACCATTTCAGGCAAAGTCGGTTGACCGGGCTCTGATGATATCTTGTCGGCCTGCACTCCGTTGCAGACAGCCATCTTATACCACCTGTCGCCAAAAGCGCCTATTGAAAAAACTGCAGCTCTTTTTACGGTACAGGATCTTATGGCGCCTTCCATCAACCCGCTTCCCGAGGATGTAGACAGAAGAATTTCATTATCTGTATACATCAGCTTTTTC encodes the following:
- a CDS encoding pyridoxal-phosphate-dependent aminotransferase family protein, whose translation is MHKRLFIPGPVEVREDILKKMSTPMIGHRSKDASKLQKSISGKMKKLMYTDNEILLSTSSGSGLMEGAIRSCTVKRAAVFSIGAFGDRWYKMAVCNGVQADKISSEPGQPTLPEMVDKTLATGKYDLITITHNETATGVMNPVEEIAEVMKKYPDVVYCLDAVSSLGGTKIEVDKLGVDICITSSQKCLGLPPGLSICSISQKALDAAKKVEFRGLYFDLLELYEYIKKKDYQYPSTPSLSHMFALDYQLDRIFEEGLENRFERHRKMAEYVRQWAKERFALFADERYASNTVTAVKNTRNIDVSELNKKLGEVGYVISNGYGQLKDITFRIAHMADTTLDEIKGLIESIDKIIM